A genomic stretch from Telmatocola sphagniphila includes:
- a CDS encoding four helix bundle protein, with the protein MKDFRSLLVWQKSHDLALKIYRATSEFPKTELYGLTSQLRRAVVSIPSNIAEGCGRGSEADFARFLQLSMGSASEVEYQILLGKDLALLSETEYFRLNSAIVEVKRMLSSLIAKIRKG; encoded by the coding sequence ATGAAAGACTTTAGATCTTTGCTCGTATGGCAAAAGTCTCATGATCTGGCATTAAAAATTTATCGGGCAACGAGTGAATTTCCCAAGACGGAGCTTTACGGTTTAACTTCGCAGCTGAGACGTGCGGTAGTTTCTATCCCGTCGAATATTGCTGAGGGCTGTGGAAGAGGTTCCGAAGCCGATTTTGCTAGGTTTCTTCAGTTGTCGATGGGATCGGCTAGTGAAGTGGAATACCAAATCTTGCTAGGGAAAGATTTGGCTTTATTGTCGGAAACAGAATATTTCCGATTGAATTCGGCAATTGTGGAAGTGAAGCGAATGTTATCGTCACTCATAGCCAAAATTCGAAAAGGTTGA
- a CDS encoding NADH-quinone oxidoreductase subunit NuoE family protein, whose translation MSILSNELREKIQAYIPRYPNKQAVTLPALHLVQDALRCVPNEAVREIAQMLDLAPSEVYDTMTFYGFFREDHNKLGKNRLWVCRSLACNLRGADDLLGHFCDKLHVAPGETTKDGKITLEFAECIGACEGAPCVLINDEHELNITNEKADQLIARLQKA comes from the coding sequence ATGTCTATACTCTCGAACGAGCTGCGAGAAAAGATTCAAGCGTATATCCCCCGCTACCCTAACAAGCAGGCGGTGACCTTGCCCGCATTGCATCTGGTGCAGGATGCCTTGCGCTGCGTCCCCAATGAGGCGGTACGCGAGATCGCTCAGATGCTCGATCTAGCTCCCTCGGAAGTTTACGACACCATGACCTTCTACGGCTTCTTCCGGGAAGATCATAATAAGCTCGGCAAAAATCGACTGTGGGTCTGTCGGAGTCTGGCTTGCAATCTTCGTGGCGCGGACGATCTGCTTGGCCACTTCTGCGACAAACTGCATGTGGCCCCCGGAGAGACGACCAAAGACGGCAAAATCACGCTCGAATTCGCGGAGTGCATCGGGGCCTGCGAAGGCGCCCCCTGTGTGCTGATCAACGACGAACACGAACTGAACATCACCAACGAAAAAGCGGATCAATTAATAGCGAGATTGCAAAAAGCATAA
- the nuoF gene encoding NADH-quinone oxidoreductase subunit NuoF, with protein sequence MSNYEPILLARIGKPESYKLEGYRADGGYEAFLKALKNSKPNEVVDTIKNSGLRGRGGAGFPTGLKWTFLPKDHPGPIYLCVNADESEPCTFNNRILMELDPHQVLEGVMLACYAIKSSRAYYYIRYEYGLSYRRLQAAIDELYAAGLLGQNIQGSGFNLDIYLHRGAGAYVCGEETGLIESLEGKRAWPRIKPPFPAIEGAFRKPTIVNNVETLACVTQIMRRGIDWFKSIGVAPDPKNPRDAGSYGPKLYCVSGHVNNPGCWELPLGVTSNELIRLAGGVWKGRKVKAVVPGGLSMGFLTANELEVPLDFNGPGKVGCLGLGTAAITVIDDQTSMIDVLHNTCQFYAHESCGQCTPCREGTGWMLKITDRLRKGQGRKEDLDILVEVADRIGIMPGSTICGLADGAGWPVKNAIRKFRQEFEDAIKTGRRSHLRPLAMAH encoded by the coding sequence ATGTCGAATTACGAACCAATTTTGCTCGCTCGCATCGGCAAGCCCGAAAGCTATAAGCTGGAAGGTTACCGCGCCGATGGCGGCTACGAAGCGTTCCTGAAGGCTCTCAAGAATTCCAAGCCGAACGAAGTCGTCGATACGATCAAAAACTCCGGTCTGCGCGGCCGCGGCGGTGCGGGATTTCCCACTGGCTTGAAATGGACCTTTCTGCCCAAGGATCACCCGGGTCCTATCTATCTGTGCGTGAATGCCGACGAATCGGAACCTTGTACCTTCAATAACCGCATCCTGATGGAACTCGATCCGCATCAGGTTCTCGAAGGGGTCATGCTCGCCTGCTATGCGATCAAGAGTTCCCGCGCTTACTATTACATCCGCTACGAATATGGTTTGAGCTACCGCCGTTTGCAAGCGGCCATCGATGAACTTTATGCCGCTGGCTTGCTCGGTCAGAATATCCAAGGTTCCGGTTTCAATCTCGATATCTATCTGCACCGCGGGGCTGGGGCGTATGTCTGTGGAGAAGAAACGGGATTGATCGAATCGCTGGAAGGCAAACGGGCCTGGCCGCGCATCAAGCCGCCGTTCCCGGCCATTGAAGGGGCGTTCCGCAAGCCCACCATCGTCAACAACGTCGAAACCCTGGCTTGCGTTACCCAAATCATGCGTCGTGGGATCGACTGGTTCAAATCGATCGGAGTGGCGCCCGATCCGAAGAATCCCCGCGATGCGGGCAGCTACGGTCCGAAGCTTTACTGCGTTTCCGGACACGTGAATAATCCCGGCTGCTGGGAATTGCCCTTAGGCGTGACCTCGAATGAATTGATTCGGCTGGCCGGCGGCGTCTGGAAGGGTCGCAAAGTCAAAGCGGTTGTGCCCGGCGGACTCAGCATGGGTTTTTTAACCGCCAATGAACTGGAAGTGCCACTCGATTTCAACGGCCCGGGTAAAGTCGGCTGCCTCGGTCTGGGAACGGCCGCTATAACGGTGATCGACGACCAAACCAGCATGATCGACGTGCTGCACAACACCTGCCAGTTCTACGCCCACGAATCGTGCGGCCAGTGCACCCCCTGTCGGGAAGGAACTGGTTGGATGCTGAAGATCACCGATCGACTTCGCAAAGGGCAGGGGCGAAAAGAAGACCTCGATATTCTGGTCGAAGTCGCCGACCGGATTGGTATCATGCCGGGATCGACGATTTGCGGCTTGGCCGATGGAGCGGGCTGGCCAGTGAAGAATGCGATTCGCAAGTTCCGTCAGGAATTCGAAGATGCGATCAAGACCGGCCGGAGAAGCCATTTGCGTCCTTTGGCGATGGCTCATTGA
- a CDS encoding molybdopterin-dependent oxidoreductase produces MATVYVNNKAIDIGNERLNCVQAAEKAGVLVPHYCYHPALSVVASCRMCLVEVGEKKPDGTIAMQPKVVPGCQTPVKDGTVIVTDSPKAKAAQGDTLEGLLLNHPLDCPVCDKAGECKLQDYSFQFGHAQSRMIDQKNTPPNKPDISEKITLFTDRCILCTRCVRFTREVAGTAELTVVGRGHHEEIDIFPGEPLANKLSGNVVDLCPVGALGSKDFLYKQRVWYLKEEDSVCPNCSTGCSIQVDSNKDIVFRLRPRFNPLAQGHFMCDEGRYGYHYINSDTRFGKPLEQIEVGQFKAVSWQNALSGIKKEFLLAGQEHSDQLYAILSPFLTVEEAYLAAKWFKMISPNSKLALGAVPVHGENDTYPKDRRGNATSTVKFTIRAEKAPNRLGVEAVLKHFEGEVITFDQVVEAVKRNEVQGLFLTAGYPDSKTIDDYQADRLDDVKLLVTLDLLPSTVASGSKYILPATSFAEKEGTYVNYAGLAQGLKRTVKAPKECRPEAQIFMDLLGLPGLYNAQTIREMIAREIPYFAPLAKGIGEYGVKLGT; encoded by the coding sequence ATGGCAACGGTTTACGTCAATAACAAGGCGATAGACATCGGCAACGAGCGGCTTAACTGCGTGCAGGCCGCGGAGAAAGCCGGTGTTCTCGTTCCGCACTACTGCTACCACCCCGCGCTTTCGGTCGTGGCCAGTTGCCGCATGTGTCTGGTCGAAGTTGGTGAAAAAAAGCCGGATGGCACCATCGCTATGCAGCCCAAGGTCGTGCCCGGCTGCCAGACTCCCGTCAAAGACGGTACGGTTATCGTTACCGACAGTCCCAAAGCCAAGGCCGCCCAGGGGGATACGCTGGAAGGGCTTTTGCTCAATCATCCGCTCGATTGCCCCGTTTGCGATAAGGCCGGCGAGTGCAAGTTGCAGGATTACTCCTTCCAGTTCGGGCATGCCCAGTCGCGCATGATCGATCAGAAGAATACGCCTCCGAATAAACCGGACATCAGCGAAAAGATCACTTTATTCACCGACCGCTGCATCCTCTGTACTCGCTGCGTCCGCTTCACCCGGGAAGTCGCCGGTACCGCCGAATTGACGGTGGTCGGCCGCGGCCACCACGAAGAAATAGATATTTTTCCCGGCGAGCCGCTGGCCAACAAACTGTCGGGGAACGTCGTCGATCTTTGCCCGGTCGGCGCCCTCGGTTCCAAGGACTTTCTGTACAAACAACGCGTCTGGTATCTCAAGGAAGAAGACAGCGTTTGCCCGAACTGTTCGACCGGCTGCAGCATCCAGGTCGATTCGAACAAGGATATCGTCTTCCGGCTGCGGCCGCGTTTCAACCCGCTGGCGCAAGGGCACTTCATGTGCGATGAAGGCCGTTACGGGTATCACTACATCAATTCGGATACCCGATTCGGCAAACCACTCGAACAGATTGAAGTGGGGCAGTTCAAAGCCGTAAGCTGGCAGAATGCCCTCAGCGGCATCAAAAAAGAGTTTCTCCTGGCCGGACAGGAACATTCCGATCAGCTCTACGCGATTTTGTCGCCATTTCTGACCGTCGAGGAAGCCTATCTGGCGGCGAAATGGTTCAAAATGATTTCGCCGAATTCCAAGCTCGCGCTGGGGGCGGTTCCCGTTCACGGCGAGAACGATACTTATCCCAAGGATCGTCGCGGCAATGCTACCAGCACCGTGAAATTCACGATTCGGGCGGAAAAAGCTCCGAATCGACTGGGTGTGGAAGCGGTGTTGAAGCATTTCGAAGGAGAAGTGATCACTTTCGATCAGGTAGTTGAAGCCGTGAAGAGGAACGAAGTACAAGGTCTGTTCCTCACCGCGGGTTATCCGGACTCCAAGACGATCGACGATTATCAGGCCGACCGACTGGACGATGTGAAGCTGCTGGTAACGCTCGATCTGTTGCCGAGCACGGTCGCCTCGGGTTCGAAATATATTTTGCCGGCCACGAGTTTTGCGGAAAAAGAAGGCACCTACGTCAACTACGCGGGATTGGCTCAAGGCCTCAAGCGAACGGTGAAAGCTCCGAAGGAATGCCGTCCGGAAGCCCAGATTTTCATGGATTTGCTTGGACTTCCCGGCCTCTACAACGCTCAAACGATTCGGGAAATGATCGCTCGCGAAATTCCCTATTTCGCCCCGCTGGCGAAGGGGATTGGCGAATATGGTGTGAAGCTGGGGACCTGA
- the nuoH gene encoding NADH-quinone oxidoreductase subunit NuoH: MSTEHLIYTLISILAIMFVILNSVAVLTLGERKISAFMQDRLGPNRVGPYGLLQPMADGIKMFFKEWVVPKSVDKLFFALAPVLAASVAFLSFAVVPFGPTHPTPTPLRIVEEADLTDAVKGTPLDRVFTSVEQALPVYQKEAEKDESTWNFVIAPRMDIGILFVFAIGSLTVYGIILGGWSGNNKYSLLGSLRSSAQIISYEIPLGMSILGLLLYTGSLNLERVIDWQVNNGWFILYQPLAFLLFMTSVYAECNRLPFDLPEAEQELVGGYHTEYNSFGFALFAMGEYTHMITTSFLMSIAFFGGWHFPGLSDIGGLIGVLIKFGILGAKATIFLLLFQLVRWTIPRFRFDQLMGLAWQVLIPLSILNLLAVMIVREFKLPIWVMTVISSVLFLSAALASTKDSNKPRRRVIKVPSEPREVVKV, encoded by the coding sequence ATGAGTACAGAGCATTTAATCTACACGCTGATATCGATCCTCGCGATCATGTTCGTCATCCTGAATTCGGTGGCGGTGCTGACGCTGGGCGAACGCAAGATCTCCGCGTTCATGCAGGACCGCCTGGGTCCTAATCGCGTCGGACCTTATGGGCTACTGCAGCCGATGGCCGACGGTATCAAGATGTTCTTCAAAGAGTGGGTCGTTCCCAAAAGCGTCGACAAACTCTTCTTCGCTCTGGCACCGGTGCTGGCCGCCTCCGTGGCTTTTCTGTCGTTTGCGGTAGTCCCTTTCGGGCCGACCCATCCGACACCGACGCCCCTCCGAATTGTCGAAGAAGCTGACCTCACCGACGCGGTTAAGGGCACTCCGCTCGATCGGGTTTTCACGAGCGTCGAGCAGGCTCTGCCGGTCTACCAAAAAGAAGCGGAAAAAGACGAATCGACCTGGAACTTCGTTATCGCTCCCCGCATGGACATCGGCATTCTGTTCGTTTTCGCCATCGGCAGCCTGACGGTTTACGGCATCATCCTCGGCGGCTGGTCGGGGAACAACAAGTATTCCTTGCTCGGCTCGCTGCGTTCTTCGGCCCAGATCATCAGCTACGAAATTCCGCTGGGAATGTCGATTCTGGGCTTGCTGCTCTACACCGGCTCATTGAATCTCGAACGAGTGATCGACTGGCAGGTCAACAACGGCTGGTTTATTCTCTATCAGCCGCTGGCGTTTCTATTGTTCATGACCTCGGTCTACGCCGAGTGTAACCGTCTGCCGTTCGACTTGCCCGAGGCCGAGCAGGAACTGGTGGGGGGCTACCACACCGAATACAACTCATTCGGTTTCGCCCTGTTCGCCATGGGCGAATATACCCACATGATCACCACCAGCTTCCTGATGTCGATCGCATTTTTCGGAGGCTGGCACTTCCCCGGCCTCTCCGATATCGGCGGTCTGATCGGAGTGCTGATCAAGTTCGGGATTCTGGGCGCCAAAGCCACGATCTTCCTGTTGCTGTTCCAGCTGGTGCGCTGGACCATTCCCCGGTTCCGCTTCGATCAACTGATGGGACTGGCCTGGCAGGTGCTCATTCCGCTTTCGATTCTCAACCTTCTGGCGGTGATGATCGTTCGGGAATTCAAACTGCCGATCTGGGTGATGACGGTGATTTCTTCCGTGCTGTTTTTGAGTGCGGCTCTGGCTTCGACGAAGGATTCCAACAAACCCCGACGTCGAGTGATAAAGGTGCCGAGCGAACCGCGTGAAGTGGTGAAAGTTTAA
- a CDS encoding NuoI/complex I 23 kDa subunit family protein: MATTEKDVRWVEEPKVGFWERLYVPAILQGLSITSKHMTHKPLTEQYPEQEPELPPNYRGVHRLNRDTDGRVRCVACYMCATACPANCIDIVAAPAPKEWTDREKYPATFCIDELRCIYCGMCEEACPVDAIELTSLYDLTGLSREQMIFDKEKLLSVFDHTSKTGKDPVRSSGSKLGPAAELPVIK, translated from the coding sequence ATGGCAACGACTGAAAAAGATGTTCGCTGGGTGGAAGAGCCTAAAGTAGGATTCTGGGAACGGCTGTACGTTCCCGCCATCCTTCAGGGCCTTTCGATCACCTCGAAACACATGACGCACAAGCCTCTGACGGAGCAGTACCCCGAACAGGAGCCGGAGTTGCCGCCGAACTATCGCGGCGTGCATCGACTGAACCGGGATACCGATGGCCGGGTCCGCTGCGTGGCCTGCTACATGTGCGCCACCGCCTGCCCGGCGAACTGCATCGATATCGTGGCCGCCCCGGCACCCAAGGAATGGACCGACCGGGAAAAATACCCGGCGACCTTCTGCATCGACGAACTGCGTTGCATCTACTGCGGCATGTGCGAAGAAGCCTGTCCTGTGGATGCGATCGAACTGACCAGCCTGTACGATCTGACGGGGTTGAGTCGCGAGCAGATGATTTTCGACAAGGAAAAGCTGCTGAGCGTTTTCGATCATACTTCCAAGACCGGCAAAGATCCGGTTCGATCCTCGGGTAGCAAACTGGGTCCGGCGGCGGAACTGCCAGTTATCAAATAG
- a CDS encoding NADH-quinone oxidoreductase subunit J produces the protein MLFAEIYTGNPMNWGVVVPVVFGFVTIWLMLPSPQRKPIVWPAICGIAALVGVAIYLSQGIGHGIDDVVENLLFTSFSTLAVSFAGLMIAQRNPARAAICFALVVLSVCGLFLLLAAPFLMAASIIIYAGAIIVTFLFVLMLSQQHGMTDANDRSREPFLASLVGFVFLGTLLVGLQRVYSEKGIDAPINMCNHFAEADALDENFKNPGFVESFLQSIISVKERLALSMPVQDKDKKEYLAPADAVTKIESAIINLRNEFSGKPNLGEVKANCREIANQLNYLKAVREGTLNPNTDVHTSANSVSKVVVTDPSHPASANRLPAANVAALGRSLFTDHLLAIELGGTLLLVATIGAIAIAGTRQERAKV, from the coding sequence ATGCTTTTCGCTGAAATCTATACCGGCAACCCGATGAACTGGGGCGTAGTCGTCCCGGTCGTCTTCGGGTTTGTCACGATCTGGCTGATGCTGCCCAGCCCGCAGCGCAAGCCAATCGTCTGGCCTGCGATCTGTGGCATCGCTGCCCTGGTCGGCGTTGCCATTTACCTGTCGCAAGGAATCGGTCACGGCATCGACGACGTGGTGGAGAATCTTCTCTTCACCAGCTTCTCGACCCTGGCGGTCAGCTTTGCCGGTCTGATGATCGCCCAGCGCAATCCGGCGCGAGCGGCCATCTGCTTCGCGCTGGTGGTGCTTAGCGTTTGTGGACTGTTCCTTTTGCTGGCGGCGCCATTTCTCATGGCGGCCTCGATCATCATCTATGCCGGGGCGATCATCGTAACCTTCCTGTTCGTGCTCATGCTTTCGCAACAGCACGGCATGACCGATGCCAACGACCGCAGCCGGGAGCCCTTCCTGGCTTCTTTAGTCGGCTTCGTGTTTTTGGGCACCCTGCTGGTGGGTCTGCAACGGGTCTACTCCGAAAAGGGTATCGACGCCCCGATTAATATGTGCAACCACTTTGCCGAGGCCGACGCCCTGGACGAGAATTTCAAGAATCCGGGCTTCGTCGAATCTTTCCTGCAAAGCATCATTTCGGTGAAGGAACGGCTGGCCCTGTCGATGCCAGTCCAGGATAAGGACAAGAAGGAATATCTTGCCCCGGCCGATGCGGTGACGAAAATCGAATCCGCCATAATCAATCTGCGAAACGAATTCTCCGGCAAGCCGAACCTCGGGGAGGTAAAGGCCAATTGCCGGGAAATCGCTAACCAGTTGAACTACCTGAAGGCCGTTCGCGAAGGGACTTTGAACCCGAATACCGATGTTCATACGTCGGCGAACAGCGTCTCGAAAGTCGTCGTGACCGACCCGAGCCATCCCGCCTCGGCGAATCGCCTGCCCGCCGCGAACGTGGCGGCTCTGGGCCGTTCGTTATTTACCGATCACCTGCTGGCCATCGAACTGGGGGGCACTTTGTTGCTCGTTGCCACGATTGGAGCCATCGCGATTGCCGGAACCCGGCAGGAGCGAGCCAAAGTATGA
- the nuoK gene encoding NADH-quinone oxidoreductase subunit NuoK, which translates to MIPVSYYLTVGAILFCLGLIGFLTRRNMIVLFLCAELMLQGVALNFVAFSRHHGNMHGQVFVLFILTVAACEAGLALALILMLYRQKKSLDISLWQSLKEAEVAPIRDTEPFPDQEPAPVYPKLAPAGVEPKRDEEVIRV; encoded by the coding sequence ATGATACCGGTTTCTTACTATCTCACGGTCGGGGCCATTCTGTTCTGCCTCGGGCTGATCGGCTTCCTGACCCGCCGGAACATGATCGTATTGTTCCTGTGCGCGGAACTGATGCTTCAGGGCGTGGCGTTGAACTTCGTCGCCTTCTCCCGCCATCACGGCAATATGCATGGTCAGGTGTTCGTGCTGTTCATCCTCACCGTCGCCGCTTGCGAAGCCGGTTTGGCCCTCGCTCTGATCCTGATGCTTTACCGGCAGAAAAAATCTTTGGATATCAGTCTCTGGCAGTCTTTGAAGGAAGCGGAAGTGGCACCGATTCGCGATACCGAGCCGTTCCCCGATCAGGAACCCGCCCCGGTTTATCCGAAACTGGCCCCGGCTGGCGTCGAACCGAAGCGGGACGAGGAGGTGATTCGTGTTTGA
- the nuoL gene encoding NADH-quinone oxidoreductase subunit L, which produces MFEPSNLLLYIPLFPLIGAIIAALLGGSPLRKLAALPVILGTIASFNVVLALLAKLPADTHSLRNNAITWFAAGPVQVNLSLAADPLTLTFLLVITFIGALIVLFSIGYMSHDTAYARFFAVVGLFLAAMCLLVLGDNFLVMFAGWEGVGVCSYMLIGYWYAKPSAAAAARKAFLVTRLGDVGLILGIALLWSLSNYSIEYSKVFTAENLEQIKNNHPHLLALSCLLILCGAVGKSAQFPLYVWLPDAMEGPTPVSALIHAATMVTAGVYLLARCSPLFALAEGVQLIVATLGGITALLAAFIAITQQDLKRVLAYSTVSQLGYMFMALGCVGVVPAQIAATAAVFHVFTHAFFKAVLFLSAGSVMHAMGDVIDMRKFGGLRKVLPQTHLAFLCGAAALAGLPLLSGFWSKDMILESLIEATGGSFPLMYWLLFLVGILTAGLTAFYTFRAYFRTFHGPEIIPAEAGDHAHESPAIMTLPLMVLAFGAVFAGLIVEAFGGNFSHFLGETPVFQLADEGEPIHHHTNWFLILGSVAVAVSGVYFAYVLYGQGGTVKAAPYARRWSMLYEASRNKLYVDEIYNLIFVVPFNLLAQACRGLESLLYDVVRLIATLPKYVADLFQPMQNGLVQFYGLSMVMGVVAFIGYLILWAGK; this is translated from the coding sequence GTGTTTGAACCCTCGAATCTGCTCCTGTACATCCCGCTTTTCCCACTGATTGGTGCAATCATCGCGGCCCTGCTCGGTGGCTCGCCGCTACGGAAACTTGCAGCCCTTCCGGTGATCCTGGGAACGATCGCTTCGTTCAACGTGGTCCTGGCACTGCTGGCAAAACTCCCCGCAGACACCCATAGCTTACGCAATAATGCGATCACCTGGTTCGCGGCCGGTCCAGTGCAGGTGAATCTGAGCCTGGCGGCCGATCCACTGACTTTGACTTTTCTTCTGGTGATCACTTTCATCGGCGCTTTGATCGTTTTGTTCAGTATCGGCTATATGTCCCACGACACAGCCTATGCCCGGTTCTTTGCCGTGGTCGGTCTGTTCCTCGCAGCCATGTGCCTGTTGGTGCTCGGCGATAATTTCCTGGTCATGTTCGCGGGCTGGGAAGGTGTGGGCGTTTGCAGCTATATGCTGATAGGCTACTGGTACGCCAAGCCCTCCGCGGCGGCCGCGGCCCGAAAAGCCTTCCTGGTGACCCGTCTGGGAGACGTCGGCCTGATTCTCGGTATTGCGCTGCTCTGGTCGCTCTCGAACTACAGCATCGAATATTCCAAAGTCTTCACTGCCGAGAATTTGGAACAGATTAAGAATAATCATCCGCATCTGCTGGCTCTGTCCTGCCTGTTGATTCTGTGCGGAGCGGTCGGTAAATCGGCCCAGTTCCCGCTGTATGTCTGGTTGCCCGATGCCATGGAAGGTCCGACCCCGGTGTCGGCGCTCATCCATGCCGCGACAATGGTGACCGCAGGCGTCTACCTGCTGGCCCGCTGCTCCCCTCTGTTCGCTTTGGCGGAAGGGGTCCAACTGATCGTGGCCACGCTGGGCGGGATCACGGCGCTGCTCGCCGCCTTCATAGCAATTACTCAACAAGATCTGAAACGAGTGCTGGCCTACTCGACCGTTAGCCAGTTGGGCTACATGTTCATGGCCCTCGGTTGCGTCGGTGTGGTTCCGGCTCAAATCGCCGCGACGGCCGCCGTGTTCCACGTCTTCACGCACGCTTTCTTCAAAGCCGTGCTGTTCCTCAGCGCCGGTTCGGTGATGCACGCGATGGGCGATGTCATCGACATGCGGAAATTCGGCGGCTTGCGAAAAGTGCTGCCGCAAACGCACTTGGCCTTCCTTTGCGGTGCCGCCGCTCTGGCCGGGCTGCCCTTGCTCTCCGGTTTCTGGAGCAAGGACATGATCCTGGAATCGCTGATCGAAGCGACCGGGGGTAGTTTCCCGCTGATGTATTGGCTCTTGTTCCTGGTGGGAATTCTGACCGCGGGGCTGACGGCGTTCTATACCTTCCGGGCTTACTTCCGTACTTTCCACGGCCCCGAAATCATTCCTGCCGAAGCGGGAGACCATGCCCATGAATCGCCAGCAATCATGACCTTGCCCTTAATGGTGCTGGCTTTCGGTGCAGTGTTCGCCGGCCTGATCGTCGAAGCCTTCGGCGGTAATTTCAGCCACTTCCTGGGAGAAACTCCGGTATTCCAACTCGCCGACGAGGGGGAACCGATTCACCACCATACCAACTGGTTCCTGATTCTGGGCAGTGTGGCCGTCGCCGTCAGCGGCGTTTATTTTGCCTATGTTCTGTACGGTCAGGGCGGGACGGTCAAGGCCGCCCCGTATGCCCGGCGCTGGAGCATGCTGTATGAGGCCTCGCGCAACAAGCTTTACGTCGATGAGATCTACAACCTGATTTTCGTGGTGCCGTTCAACCTGCTGGCCCAGGCTTGCCGGGGCTTAGAGTCGCTGCTTTACGATGTCGTTCGTCTGATCGCCACGCTGCCGAAGTATGTCGCCGATCTGTTCCAGCCGATGCAGAATGGTCTGGTGC